The proteins below are encoded in one region of Bremerella sp. P1:
- a CDS encoding co-chaperone GroES, whose protein sequence is MKVVPLGANVVVRRMESEETTAGGIVLPGSAQEKPKQGRVLSVGDGHVLKDGTKTPLSVKEGDQVIFSAWAGTEIKVEGEELLIMAESDILAVRG, encoded by the coding sequence ATGAAAGTTGTTCCCCTGGGAGCTAATGTGGTCGTGCGGCGGATGGAATCGGAAGAAACCACGGCCGGCGGCATCGTCTTGCCAGGCAGTGCTCAAGAAAAGCCAAAGCAGGGTCGTGTCCTGAGCGTCGGTGACGGTCATGTCCTGAAGGACGGCACCAAGACACCGCTGAGCGTCAAAGAAGGCGATCAAGTGATCTTCAGCGCCTGGGCTGGTACCGAAATCAAAGTGGAAGGGGAAGAACTCCTCATCATGGCCGAAAGTGACATCCTGGCCGTACGCGGCTAG
- a CDS encoding ABC transporter permease/substrate-binding protein — protein sequence MFDADFWARVPYQLSFLPDRLGGHVFLAFTSILAGVLISIPLGIFCSRRPQWEKVAVTIANIIQTIPGMALLAIMVFALDRTGIMPAWIALVLYSILPILRNTIAGMKTVDPGCIEAADGIGLNKWQRLRIVELPLASPTIIAGIRTASAWVVGAATLAYPVGATSLGDYIFAGLQTTNPVALFVGCVFSAGLALLLDMLLGGLERASQRRSKAWALGSIGGMIAVALSPLLLKAVQPQPTITPTDRLAETSEFIQEKPYVIGGKPFTEQYILIEHLQDTLKDANRQTDVKAGLGSTVVLQSLQRGEIDCYVDYSGTLWANEMKRSDNVSSAEMMIDIATDLKESSGVLTLGPLGFSNDYVFAMRKEKADELGIKSLEDLATHAGDLTAACEIEFWSRPEWQNVQTAYGLQFGETKSMDATLMYGALLRGDADVIVGYRTDGRLATNEIVELADPRFVLPPYDAVLLVSPRLAKDRAATERLRKMVNTISTQQMRKANGMVDIDKKTVVEAAETLGVPAT from the coding sequence ATGTTCGATGCTGACTTCTGGGCACGAGTGCCGTACCAGCTAAGCTTTCTACCAGACCGACTGGGAGGGCACGTCTTTCTGGCCTTCACCTCGATCCTGGCTGGCGTGCTGATCAGTATTCCGCTGGGGATCTTTTGTTCGCGCAGGCCGCAGTGGGAGAAGGTAGCGGTCACGATCGCCAATATCATTCAAACGATTCCTGGCATGGCCTTGCTGGCGATCATGGTGTTTGCCTTGGATCGCACCGGCATCATGCCCGCCTGGATCGCGTTGGTGCTTTACAGCATTCTGCCGATCCTACGAAACACGATCGCCGGAATGAAAACGGTTGACCCAGGCTGCATCGAAGCAGCCGATGGAATTGGGCTGAACAAGTGGCAACGGCTGCGGATCGTCGAACTGCCTTTGGCATCGCCAACGATCATCGCAGGGATTCGTACAGCTTCGGCTTGGGTGGTGGGTGCGGCGACGCTCGCTTACCCGGTTGGGGCGACGAGCCTGGGGGATTACATCTTCGCCGGTTTGCAAACGACCAATCCGGTGGCACTGTTTGTTGGCTGTGTGTTTTCCGCCGGCTTAGCACTGTTATTGGATATGCTCCTGGGTGGACTTGAACGCGCATCGCAGCGGCGTAGCAAGGCCTGGGCGTTGGGTTCGATCGGCGGAATGATTGCCGTCGCGCTGAGTCCGCTCTTGCTGAAAGCGGTACAGCCGCAGCCAACCATCACACCAACCGATCGTCTGGCCGAGACGAGCGAGTTCATTCAGGAGAAGCCGTATGTGATTGGCGGCAAGCCATTCACCGAGCAGTACATTCTGATCGAACATCTGCAGGACACGTTAAAGGATGCGAACCGCCAGACGGACGTCAAAGCGGGGCTGGGATCGACGGTCGTTCTGCAGTCACTGCAACGTGGCGAGATCGACTGCTACGTTGATTACTCCGGGACGCTGTGGGCGAACGAGATGAAACGTAGCGACAACGTGTCTTCCGCGGAAATGATGATCGACATTGCCACCGATTTGAAAGAGAGCAGCGGTGTGCTGACGTTGGGGCCGCTTGGTTTCAGTAATGACTATGTCTTTGCCATGCGAAAAGAGAAAGCTGACGAATTGGGGATCAAGTCGCTGGAAGATTTAGCCACCCACGCCGGTGATTTGACGGCGGCCTGTGAGATTGAATTCTGGTCGCGTCCCGAATGGCAGAACGTGCAGACTGCGTATGGTTTGCAGTTCGGTGAAACAAAGTCGATGGATGCCACGCTGATGTACGGAGCGCTACTTCGTGGGGACGCGGATGTGATTGTGGGGTACCGTACCGATGGTCGCCTGGCCACGAATGAGATCGTCGAGCTGGCCGACCCACGGTTCGTGTTGCCGCCCTATGACGCGGTACTTCTGGTTTCGCCCCGCCTGGCCAAAGATCGAGCCGCTACCGAACGCCTACGAAAGATGGTGAACACGATCTCGACTCAACAAATGCGCAAAGCGAATGGAATGGTCGACATCGACAAGAAAACCGTGGTAGAAGCCGCGGAAACACTGGGTGTTCCAGCAACGTGA
- a CDS encoding endonuclease III domain-containing protein, with amino-acid sequence MSDSNVSLNTVFEKLLEHYGPQDWWPGDSPLEIMIGAVLTQNTSWKNVEKAIANLKDADLLHLGRLHATRQEELAEIIRPSGYYRLKAKRLANLIDHVVTRYDGDLEWMFSHDVTTLREELLSINGIGPETADSILLYAGNLKTFVVDAYTARILKRHGWIEWEADYHQIQDHFVGQVPAEVEHYNEFHALIVRAGNEFCRKTPKCEGCPLACYLPESGIQEPE; translated from the coding sequence TTGAGCGACTCAAACGTTTCCTTAAATACTGTCTTTGAAAAGCTTTTAGAGCACTATGGCCCACAAGACTGGTGGCCTGGGGACTCGCCGCTGGAGATCATGATCGGCGCCGTTCTGACGCAAAACACGTCGTGGAAGAACGTTGAGAAGGCGATCGCCAATCTGAAAGATGCCGATCTTCTGCACCTGGGCCGGTTGCATGCGACTCGGCAGGAAGAATTGGCCGAAATCATTCGCCCGTCGGGATACTATCGCTTGAAAGCCAAGCGGCTGGCTAATCTGATCGATCACGTCGTCACTCGTTACGACGGAGACCTGGAGTGGATGTTTTCGCACGATGTGACCACGCTTCGCGAAGAACTGCTAAGCATTAACGGAATCGGCCCAGAAACGGCAGATTCGATCCTGCTTTATGCCGGTAACCTGAAGACATTTGTCGTCGATGCCTACACGGCCCGTATTTTGAAGCGGCATGGCTGGATCGAGTGGGAAGCCGATTATCACCAGATCCAAGACCATTTCGTCGGTCAAGTTCCCGCCGAGGTCGAACATTACAACGAATTTCACGCGCTGATTGTCCGCGCCGGCAACGAGTTCTGTCGCAAAACTCCCAAATGTGAAGGCTGCCCGCTGGCCTGTTATCTGCCCGAATCTGGCATCCAAGAGCCCGAATAA
- a CDS encoding class I SAM-dependent methyltransferase — translation MLLSADAESGHNGKIALRAPYFFYENNLLTPFETVDCYDYPKYWDLSFQDETELECDFFEDVFKRFGQDEVHRVLDIGCGGGRNVVEMATRGFKMLGLDNNEASLAYLARQLYEKELNAETLSADMASFQIEEPLDAALCTFNTFRHLLTEEEAESHLHCVASSLKTGGMYILGFHILQDYDDPECEEHWTNRDGEVEVTTTLEVVESCREERLETLLFHLQVRDGEKQLRLKAEYPYRIYNPTQFRSLLAKVPEFEICEVYDFNYDIDDPMPFDDEISDAVFVMRKK, via the coding sequence TTGCTCCTATCGGCAGATGCGGAATCAGGGCACAATGGCAAGATTGCCCTCAGGGCTCCGTACTTCTTCTACGAGAACAATCTCTTGACACCATTTGAAACAGTCGATTGCTACGACTATCCCAAATACTGGGACCTATCTTTTCAGGACGAAACGGAGTTGGAGTGCGACTTCTTTGAAGACGTCTTTAAGCGATTCGGCCAGGACGAGGTCCATCGCGTTTTGGATATCGGATGCGGAGGAGGCCGGAACGTAGTCGAAATGGCCACGCGTGGCTTCAAGATGCTTGGTTTAGACAATAACGAGGCATCCCTGGCGTACCTTGCCCGGCAACTCTACGAGAAAGAGCTGAACGCTGAGACTTTGTCGGCCGATATGGCGAGCTTCCAGATCGAGGAGCCACTCGACGCGGCGCTTTGCACGTTCAATACGTTTCGCCATTTGCTCACCGAAGAGGAAGCGGAAAGCCACCTGCACTGTGTGGCAAGTTCTCTCAAGACCGGCGGAATGTATATCTTGGGCTTTCATATCCTGCAGGACTATGATGATCCGGAGTGCGAGGAGCACTGGACCAATCGCGACGGGGAAGTCGAAGTGACCACCACGTTAGAAGTCGTGGAATCGTGTCGCGAAGAACGTCTCGAAACGTTGCTGTTTCATCTGCAAGTCCGTGACGGCGAAAAGCAACTTCGCCTGAAGGCCGAGTATCCCTATCGTATCTACAACCCAACGCAGTTTCGTAGTCTCTTGGCGAAGGTGCCAGAGTTTGAAATCTGCGAAGTGTACGACTTCAATTACGACATCGACGACCCAATGCCGTTTGACGACGAAATCAGCGACGCGGTCTTCGTGATGCGAAAGAAGTAA
- a CDS encoding prenyltransferase/squalene oxidase repeat-containing protein, with amino-acid sequence MTPCFVIRVDLFSLEIEVSYMSQLLVSPFRFCLAMLLLASLLISPAVVRAAENAAYEKAVQNAVNYLTNQGQAADGTFSSNTGIGVTAICTLGLLEHGRTPLDPAVKKGLAALEKHVKEDGGIYLEGTRHRNYETCLCLLTFVAANNDGQYDKLIANANKFLKGLQWDDSEGKSEDDAFYGGAGYGGHSRPDMSNTTFLMEALRESGTSADDPAMQKALLFVSRCQNLESPHNQFEFAPKNPDGGFYYTVAAGGTSQAGQTENGGLRSYGSMTYAGLKSMIYAGVDKDDQRVKAAVAWLGKNYDTEQNPGMGDTGLYYYYHTVAKALEAYGEDEFVTADGKKHDWRKEFTDELISRQQENGSWVNEKAERWMEGDPNLVTGYCLLALAHLQKDAD; translated from the coding sequence ATGACGCCTTGCTTCGTCATCCGCGTCGACTTGTTTTCCTTAGAGATTGAGGTCTCCTACATGTCTCAGTTGCTCGTAAGTCCCTTCCGTTTTTGCTTGGCGATGCTGCTTTTGGCTTCGCTCTTGATTTCGCCGGCCGTTGTTCGTGCCGCCGAAAATGCTGCCTATGAAAAGGCCGTCCAGAATGCCGTGAACTATTTGACCAATCAAGGTCAGGCCGCTGACGGCACGTTCAGCAGCAACACAGGTATCGGTGTTACGGCCATTTGTACGCTCGGTCTTTTGGAACACGGACGTACCCCGCTCGACCCAGCCGTCAAAAAGGGTCTGGCCGCTCTCGAAAAGCACGTGAAAGAAGATGGTGGTATCTACCTCGAAGGCACCCGTCACCGCAATTATGAAACTTGCCTGTGCCTGCTGACGTTTGTTGCTGCCAACAACGATGGCCAGTACGACAAGCTGATCGCCAACGCCAACAAGTTCCTCAAAGGTCTGCAGTGGGACGACAGCGAAGGCAAAAGCGAAGACGACGCCTTTTACGGTGGCGCTGGCTACGGTGGTCACTCGCGCCCTGATATGTCGAACACGACCTTCTTGATGGAAGCCCTGCGAGAGAGTGGTACCAGTGCCGATGATCCGGCGATGCAAAAGGCCCTGCTCTTTGTCAGCCGCTGCCAGAACCTGGAATCGCCACACAACCAATTCGAGTTCGCTCCGAAGAACCCAGATGGCGGCTTCTACTACACCGTTGCAGCCGGCGGTACAAGTCAAGCAGGTCAGACGGAGAATGGTGGTCTGCGTAGCTACGGTTCGATGACCTATGCCGGCCTGAAGAGCATGATCTATGCTGGTGTCGACAAGGACGATCAGCGTGTGAAAGCAGCGGTTGCCTGGCTGGGTAAGAACTACGACACCGAGCAAAACCCAGGCATGGGTGATACTGGTTTGTATTACTACTACCACACGGTCGCTAAAGCTCTGGAAGCTTACGGCGAAGACGAATTCGTCACCGCCGACGGCAAAAAGCACGACTGGCGGAAAGAGTTCACCGATGAGCTGATCAGCCGCCAACAAGAGAACGGCAGCTGGGTCAACGAAAAAGCCGAACGCTGGATGGAAGGTGATCCGAACCTGGTGACCGGATACTGCCTGCTGGCACTGGCTCACCTGCAGAAAGATGCCGACTAG